CGTGCCGGCTACGTCCTGACCGGCGGGGCCAGCAAGCTGCCCGGCATCGTGGAGCTGGCCGAGCGCGTTTTCAGCGGGCCGGTGAGGACCGGCAGCCCGCTCCCCATCGGGGGCCTCTACGATTCGGTGAACGACCCGGCCTTCTCCACCGGGGTGGGCCTGGTGCTCTACGCCGCCGAGGGCAGGCAGTTCGGCGGACGGGACCTCGAGGACGGCTCCCTCTTCGACAACATCATCACCCGGATGAAAAACTGGCTCAAGGACTTTTTCTAGTCATAAACGAAGCGAAGCGAGTTACGCCACCGGCGAAACGTCAGAGCTTCGCTGTCACGGCGAGATAAAAAAGGAGAGACCATGCTCGAGCTATTAGACACCGAGCAGCAGACCTTCGCCAACCTGAAAGTGTTCGGCGTGGGAGGCGGGGGAGGCAACGCGGTCAACCGCATGGTGGAGGCCGGCCTGCGCGGCGTGGACTTCATCGTGGCCAACACCGACGCCCAGGCGCTGATGCAGAACACGGCCTACAACAAGATACAGCTTGGCGCCAGGCTGACCCACGGCCTCGGAGCCGGGGCCCAGCCCGAAATCGGTCGCGAGGCGGCCGAGGAGAGTTTGGGCGAAATCCGGCAGTACCTGGAAGGCGCCGACATGCTCTTCATCACCGCCGGCCTGGGAGGCGGGACGGGAACCGGCGCGGCGCCGATCATCGCCGAGCAGGCCCGGGGCATGGACATCCTCTCCGTCGCCGTGGTCACCAAGCCGTTCACCTTCGAGGGGCCGGCGCGGTCCAGGAAGGCCGAGGACGGTCTGGTGGAGCTGCGGAAGTACGTGGACACCCTGATCGTCATACCCAACCAGCGTCTGTTGGCCGTGGTGGAGAAGAGGACCACCATGACCTCGGCCTTCGAGATGGCCGACGACGTCCTGCACCAGGCGGTGCAGGGAATTTCCGACATCATTACCATGCCGGGGATGATCAACGTGGACTTCGCCGACGTGGTCACCGTGATGAGGGGGATGGGCGACGCCCTCATGGGCACCGGATACGGCACCGGCGAGACCGCCATCCACGACGCGGTGCGCAACGCCGTCAGCTCCCCCCTCCTGGACGGCGTGTCCATCGAGGGGGCGATGGGGGTGCTGGTGAACATCACCGCATCGCCGGACCTGCCCCTCTTCGCCGTGAACGAGGCCATGGACACCATCCGCGAGGCGGCGGACGACAACGCGGAGATAGTCTTCGGCGTCGTCAACTCGGAGCTCCAGGACCAGGTGACGGTGACGGTCATCGCCACCGGCTTCACCAAGAAGGTGCCGCAGATGCAAGAACCGGTGGAGCAGCCGGAGCCCGAGGAGGAGCGGGAGCTCGTCGGAGTCGAGTACGAGGCCACCGGGACCACGGACCGCGGGCTCGTGATCAACTTCCCCACCCTGCGGGACGAGGACCTCGACCGGCCGACCTTCATGCGCTGGAAGGAGCGCCGGGAAAAGCAGCGGATCTGATTGCTCGACGCGGGGAATATGAAGGGGAGTCCGGGTCACCCGGCCCTTGACACGCACGCGGACGGGGGGATAGACTACCCCCCGCGCGAGTGAATGAGCCCCCGGGTAACTGCGCCCGAAGGGAAAAAGGGGCGGTTAGCTCAGCCGGTGAGAGCGCCGGTCTTACACACCGGAGGTCGCAGGTTCGATCCCTGTTCCGCCCACCAGGAGGGAAGGGCTCACCCTCAGCGGAAGGGCGTGAGCGAGCGGCGGTAGTTCAACTCGGTTAGAGCACCGGCCTGTCACGCCGGAAGTTGCGGGTTCGAGTCCCGTCCGCCGCGCCAAACGTCAGGGCCAGGTGCGACCTACGGTCCGCCTGGTCCTTTTTTAACTGCGCAGTCACACCTCCGGTGCAGTTAAACCGAGCGAAGCGAGCTATGCCCCCGGCGACCCCCCGTCGTCGCTTGCCCGGAAGGAAAAAGTAGGGTATACTTTTGATTGGTATTATTATCCCCGACGTGGAGGGGGAGACTCGAACCGCGGCTTTTTTCCTTCGGGCTCGAGCCGCCGAGGACGTTCACTCCGGCCGATTCGCCGGTCCGCGAGACCCTCCGGGGCCGCGGAACTGCGCCCGAAGGGAAAACGAAACGTAGCGAGGATTACCCCCCGGTAAACCGAGCGAAGCGAGCTGCGCCCCCGGCGATACCCCAGGAGCCGCCCCATGGCCTCCACCGGCGAACGCCGCAAAGCCCCCCGGCACAAACCGGTTGACCTGGACGCAGTCGTCCTCGCCGGTCTTACCAGCCTCCACCGGGAGGTCCGGGTCCGCTCCATCTCCAGCTCGGGAATCGCCATCGAGGTCAACATCGAGGATCAGCTCCCCTTCGAGGTCAAGCTGGGAAAACTCATCACCCTCTCCTTCATCCTCCCACAGATGGCCCAGATAGCCTGCGTGGAGGCCGAGGTCGTCAGGACCTACCGGCAGGTCTCCGAGGGCGGGGTGGTCCAGCTTTCCGAGGACTACGACCCCCGGACCGACCCGGGGTCGGGAAACCGGGACATGGTCTTCGGGCTCGGGTTGCGCTTCGTCAACCTCACCGGCAACGTGGAGACCCAGCTCCAAAGATACATACGTGAAACGAAGTCACGCCAACGGTGAAATAACAGAAACAATGGGCGACGCAAACGCGCCCGAGGAAACATGTCAATGTCCGCCAGAGAGCCGCGCCTGACCCTGGAAAACACCCTCAAGCTGCAGCTCAAGCTTTCGCCGAAGCTGCAGCAGGCCATCAAGCTCCTCGCCCTGCCGATGCTCCTTTTAAAGGAGCGGGTGGATGAGGAGCTCGTGGCCAACCCGGTCCTGGAGGCGCTGGACCCCCTGGAGCGCGCGGCTCAAACCGACACCGATCTGAACTCGAAGGACCGCGGCGACGAGGCCTGGGAGGCCCAGCGGGATTTCCTGCCCGGGGAGAACCCCCGGCAAGACAACTCCCAGGAAGAGGGGGGTCAAACCGACAGGGATAACGAGGGAATCCTGGAG
The bacterium genome window above contains:
- the ftsZ gene encoding cell division protein FtsZ; the encoded protein is MLELLDTEQQTFANLKVFGVGGGGGNAVNRMVEAGLRGVDFIVANTDAQALMQNTAYNKIQLGARLTHGLGAGAQPEIGREAAEESLGEIRQYLEGADMLFITAGLGGGTGTGAAPIIAEQARGMDILSVAVVTKPFTFEGPARSRKAEDGLVELRKYVDTLIVIPNQRLLAVVEKRTTMTSAFEMADDVLHQAVQGISDIITMPGMINVDFADVVTVMRGMGDALMGTGYGTGETAIHDAVRNAVSSPLLDGVSIEGAMGVLVNITASPDLPLFAVNEAMDTIREAADDNAEIVFGVVNSELQDQVTVTVIATGFTKKVPQMQEPVEQPEPEEERELVGVEYEATGTTDRGLVINFPTLRDEDLDRPTFMRWKERREKQRI
- a CDS encoding PilZ domain-containing protein — its product is MASTGERRKAPRHKPVDLDAVVLAGLTSLHREVRVRSISSSGIAIEVNIEDQLPFEVKLGKLITLSFILPQMAQIACVEAEVVRTYRQVSEGGVVQLSEDYDPRTDPGSGNRDMVFGLGLRFVNLTGNVETQLQRYIRETKSRQR